Proteins encoded together in one Kitasatospora albolonga window:
- a CDS encoding thioesterase, translating to MTSLSLDSDLWCRRFHPSPTATRRLVCFPHAGGSASFYFPVSAALRGPVDLLAVQYPGRQDRREEPGVQDLHRMADDVTEALRRWDDLPLTLFGHSMGALVAFEVARRIERAGGRIDHLFVSGRKGPSADRPELSHPLDDEGIVAEVRAMSGTDARLLEDEELLRMVLPALRGDYRALGAYRADRDAAVTCPVTALVGDEDPWTPVPEAAHWRDRTTAAFDLKVFPGGHFYLSSRADEVTGMLRDHLTGTLRT from the coding sequence ATGACCTCGCTCTCTTTAGACAGCGACCTGTGGTGCCGTCGCTTCCATCCCTCGCCGACGGCCACGCGCCGACTGGTCTGCTTTCCGCACGCCGGCGGCTCGGCCAGTTTCTACTTCCCGGTATCCGCCGCACTGCGCGGACCGGTCGACCTTCTCGCCGTGCAGTACCCCGGCAGGCAGGACCGCCGGGAGGAACCCGGCGTCCAGGACCTGCACCGCATGGCCGACGACGTGACCGAGGCGCTGCGCCGCTGGGACGACCTCCCCCTGACTCTCTTCGGACACAGCATGGGCGCGCTCGTCGCCTTCGAGGTGGCCCGGCGGATCGAGCGCGCGGGCGGCCGGATCGACCACCTCTTCGTCTCCGGCCGCAAGGGGCCGTCCGCGGACCGGCCCGAGCTCTCCCACCCGCTCGACGACGAGGGCATCGTGGCGGAGGTCAGGGCCATGAGCGGCACCGACGCCCGGCTCCTGGAGGACGAGGAGCTGCTGCGGATGGTGCTGCCCGCGCTGCGCGGCGACTACCGGGCCCTGGGCGCCTACCGGGCCGACCGCGACGCCGCGGTCACCTGCCCGGTCACCGCTCTGGTGGGGGACGAGGACCCCTGGACACCGGTCCCCGAGGCCGCGCACTGGCGCGACCGCACGACGGCCGCGTTCGACCTCAAGGTCTTCCCCGGCGGGCACTTCTACCTCAGCAGCCGGGCGGACGAGGTGACCGGCATGCTCCGTGACCACCTCACCGGCACGCTGCGCACCTGA
- a CDS encoding LuxR family transcriptional regulator, whose translation MTPSATSEETKPAPRPPRSGPVGDTRPAGGGPSAGTGVRRLTAVDVRILEGVAVGTPTVRLAASLYLSRQGIEYRIGLMMRHFQATNRAALISRAHSLGVLSVGAWPPRVLPEFLEP comes from the coding sequence GTGACACCGTCAGCGACCTCTGAAGAGACCAAGCCCGCACCGCGGCCGCCGAGGTCCGGGCCCGTCGGCGACACCCGCCCGGCGGGCGGGGGCCCGTCCGCCGGTACGGGCGTCCGGCGGCTGACCGCCGTGGACGTCCGCATCCTGGAAGGTGTCGCGGTCGGCACCCCGACCGTCCGGCTCGCGGCATCGCTCTATCTGAGCCGGCAGGGCATCGAGTACCGCATCGGGCTGATGATGCGCCATTTCCAGGCCACGAACCGGGCCGCTCTGATTTCCCGGGCACACTCGCTCGGTGTGCTGAGCGTCGGGGCATGGCCACCTCGTGTCCTCCCGGAATTCCTCGAACCCTAG
- a CDS encoding malonyl transferase, which produces MSLGYLFGGGVGTEPRGLELYRTYETVRSWYEQVSAWTGLTVGQILEEDLPAAQEERQSVGTVREAALAIGVHDVLASFDLRPAAIGGLSLGAMTASCLAGALERRELFELLAGSREAPEPPAEAPGQGIAIAFGSLAEGAPSHPGENVPGIHLAGDFGPTADGTQRIMMLAGHTEALGALAAGAPPGTVVPLPGRTIAVHTPLRRPYRDFMAPRIDAIPFTDPELPLLSCLEPKVLRTAADVRDLFQRNSTDPISLVDVYGGMKEQGVRLGLVMGPSIPEGILAFPFPVVHIEQPEHIEQALTTAYDLGIDLSGAPALS; this is translated from the coding sequence ATGAGTCTGGGGTACCTGTTCGGCGGTGGCGTCGGGACCGAGCCGCGGGGCCTGGAGCTCTACCGGACCTACGAGACCGTGCGGAGCTGGTACGAACAGGTCTCCGCGTGGACCGGGCTGACGGTCGGACAGATCCTGGAGGAGGACCTCCCGGCCGCCCAGGAGGAGCGCCAGAGCGTCGGCACCGTCCGTGAAGCCGCTCTCGCGATCGGCGTGCACGACGTACTAGCCTCGTTCGACCTGCGCCCCGCGGCCATCGGCGGGCTCAGCCTCGGCGCGATGACCGCCAGCTGTCTCGCCGGAGCGCTGGAGCGGCGGGAACTGTTCGAACTGCTGGCCGGTTCCCGTGAGGCCCCGGAACCGCCCGCCGAGGCCCCGGGGCAGGGGATAGCCATCGCCTTCGGCTCCCTCGCCGAGGGCGCCCCCTCCCACCCGGGCGAGAACGTCCCCGGCATCCACCTGGCGGGCGACTTCGGGCCCACGGCCGACGGTACCCAGCGCATCATGATGCTCGCCGGCCACACCGAGGCACTCGGCGCTCTCGCCGCCGGGGCCCCACCGGGAACGGTCGTACCGCTCCCCGGACGCACCATCGCCGTCCACACCCCGCTGCGCCGGCCCTACCGCGACTTCATGGCCCCGCGCATCGACGCGATCCCCTTCACCGACCCCGAACTCCCGCTGCTGTCCTGTCTGGAGCCCAAGGTCCTGCGCACCGCGGCCGACGTCAGGGACCTCTTCCAGCGCAACTCCACGGACCCGATCAGCCTGGTCGACGTCTACGGCGGGATGAAGGAGCAGGGCGTACGGCTCGGGCTGGTGATGGGCCCCTCGATCCCCGAGGGCATCCTCGCGTTCCCCTTCCCGGTGGTGCACATCGAGCAGCCCGAACACATCGAGCAGGCCCTGACCACCGCCTACGACCTCGGTATCGACCTCTCCGGCGCCCCGGCCCTGTCGTGA
- a CDS encoding arylcarboxylate reductase, with amino-acid sequence MTAATRADPDAQIARWLDTDLDEWTRTVVRRHFDPVSGSPYWLGQAPRLDFDPRDITRYDQLGAFGPFPLDRLREEDPADLVPLSVPRPLAGRVWDSGGTTGTPCRAFYTPDMLLHRAVWRRWSFVREGFAPGRTWLQATPTGPHLIGNGVREVSELHAGQVYAVDMDPRWVKRLIRAGRLAEVNDYTTHLLEQITDVLRQGRVHYLNTTPALLQALCRHRPELVAALDGVRLSGTQISADMYRTFTTALRGGICGLTYGNTFGNAACLDIEQDGELISYVPNYPQITMAVVDKGDLSTPVAPGTVGRVRLTVLHEDLFLPNILERDQALRHPTGQWPTDGVANIRPLQTTNSSPEGLY; translated from the coding sequence GTGACCGCCGCCACCCGCGCCGACCCGGACGCCCAGATCGCGCGCTGGCTCGACACCGACCTCGACGAGTGGACCCGCACCGTGGTCCGACGCCACTTCGACCCGGTGTCCGGCAGCCCCTACTGGCTCGGTCAGGCCCCCCGGCTGGACTTCGACCCCCGCGACATCACCCGCTACGACCAGCTCGGAGCCTTCGGCCCGTTCCCGCTCGACCGGCTGCGCGAGGAGGACCCCGCGGACCTCGTCCCGCTGTCCGTGCCCCGGCCGCTGGCCGGACGGGTCTGGGACAGCGGAGGCACCACCGGCACCCCCTGCCGGGCGTTCTACACCCCCGACATGCTGCTGCACCGGGCGGTCTGGCGCCGCTGGTCCTTCGTACGGGAAGGGTTCGCGCCCGGCCGCACCTGGCTCCAGGCCACCCCCACCGGACCGCACCTGATCGGAAACGGCGTCCGGGAGGTGTCCGAACTCCACGCCGGGCAGGTGTACGCCGTGGACATGGACCCCCGGTGGGTCAAGCGCCTCATCCGGGCGGGCCGCCTGGCCGAGGTCAACGACTACACCACCCACCTGCTGGAGCAGATCACCGACGTCCTCAGGCAGGGCCGGGTCCACTACCTCAACACCACCCCGGCCCTCCTCCAGGCCCTCTGCAGGCACCGGCCCGAACTGGTCGCGGCCCTGGACGGCGTACGCCTGAGCGGCACCCAGATCAGCGCCGACATGTACCGGACCTTCACCACCGCCCTGCGGGGCGGGATCTGCGGACTGACCTACGGCAACACCTTCGGCAACGCGGCCTGTCTGGACATCGAGCAGGACGGCGAGCTGATCAGCTACGTCCCGAACTATCCGCAGATCACGATGGCGGTGGTCGACAAGGGCGACCTCTCGACCCCGGTCGCCCCGGGCACGGTCGGCCGGGTACGGCTCACCGTGCTCCACGAGGACCTCTTCCTCCCCAACATCCTGGAACGCGACCAGGCGCTCCGCCACCCGACCGGCCAGTGGCCCACCGACGGCGTCGCCAACATCCGCCCCCTCCAGACCACCAACTCCTCGCCCGAGGGGCTTTACTGA
- a CDS encoding 12-oxophytodienoate reductase gives MTDLPTGRPAAALSRPFSVRGLTSRNRIAMAPMTRQFSPGGVPGRDVADYYTRRAAGGVGLIITEGTYVGHDSAGTSDRVPRFHGEDALAGWADVVESVHGAGGAVIPQLWHVGVTRAEGAPPVADAEPVGPSGVSLTGEPKGRAMTQKDLDDVVAAFADAAGAAERLGFDGVELHGAHGYLIDQFLWSGSNRRTDAYGGDLVARTRFAAEIVAACRAAVSDTFPLFFRMSQWKIDAYEARLAETPAELDALLTPLAEAGVDVFHASTRRYWLPEFEGSDLNLAGWVKKISGSPTLTVGSVGLDGDFFGAFAGNGSAVTGIDRLLERMERDEFDLVAVGRALIADPEWAAKTLRGRGEDITPFGAEMLTTLH, from the coding sequence GTGACCGACCTCCCGACCGGCCGTCCGGCAGCCGCTCTCTCGCGTCCGTTCTCGGTGCGCGGGCTCACCTCGCGCAACCGGATCGCCATGGCCCCCATGACCCGGCAGTTCTCTCCCGGCGGAGTCCCCGGCCGGGACGTGGCGGACTACTACACCCGCCGGGCCGCCGGAGGGGTGGGCCTGATCATCACCGAGGGCACGTACGTCGGCCACGACTCCGCCGGGACCAGCGACCGGGTTCCCCGCTTCCACGGCGAGGACGCCCTCGCGGGCTGGGCCGATGTCGTGGAGTCCGTACACGGGGCGGGCGGGGCGGTCATTCCGCAGCTCTGGCATGTGGGCGTCACCCGCGCCGAGGGGGCGCCGCCGGTGGCGGACGCCGAACCGGTGGGGCCCTCGGGCGTCTCCCTGACCGGGGAGCCCAAGGGGCGCGCTATGACGCAGAAGGACCTCGACGATGTCGTCGCCGCGTTCGCGGACGCCGCCGGGGCCGCCGAGCGCCTCGGCTTCGACGGCGTCGAACTGCACGGGGCCCACGGCTACTTGATCGACCAGTTCCTGTGGTCCGGCAGCAACCGCCGTACCGACGCCTACGGCGGCGACCTCGTCGCCCGTACCCGGTTCGCGGCCGAGATCGTCGCGGCCTGCCGGGCCGCCGTGTCCGACACCTTCCCCCTCTTCTTCCGGATGTCCCAGTGGAAGATCGACGCCTACGAGGCCAGGCTCGCGGAGACCCCCGCCGAACTGGACGCCCTGCTCACGCCGTTGGCCGAGGCCGGTGTCGATGTCTTCCACGCCTCCACCCGCCGCTACTGGCTCCCGGAGTTCGAGGGCTCCGATCTGAACCTGGCCGGCTGGGTGAAGAAGATCAGCGGCAGTCCGACGCTCACGGTCGGCTCGGTCGGCCTGGACGGTGACTTCTTCGGAGCCTTCGCGGGCAACGGCTCCGCAGTCACCGGCATCGACCGGCTGCTGGAGCGGATGGAACGCGACGAGTTCGACCTCGTCGCCGTCGGCCGCGCGCTGATCGCCGACCCGGAGTGGGCGGCCAAGACCCTGCGCGGCCGGGGCGAGGACATCACGCCGTTCGGCGCGGAGATGCTCACGACACTGCACTGA
- a CDS encoding DNA mismatch repair protein MutT, which yields MPTETTDALTGPARNTRPPTAQAALGVGVIVEDGQGRVLLGRHHSGTWELPGGKVDPTHESVAAAAVRELREETGLAVDAGAVEVFAMLHDVIGGINRISMGALVRLDSGVPEITEPHLISAWRWTAPEELPAPLFTPSAQILAAWRPDLALDHPPAHLLRIAGDRDGN from the coding sequence ATGCCCACCGAGACCACCGATGCCCTCACCGGCCCCGCCCGCAACACGCGCCCGCCCACGGCACAGGCGGCCCTGGGAGTCGGCGTGATCGTCGAGGACGGGCAGGGACGGGTGCTGCTGGGGAGGCACCACAGCGGTACGTGGGAGCTGCCCGGCGGCAAGGTCGACCCGACGCACGAGTCGGTCGCGGCGGCAGCGGTGCGTGAGCTGCGCGAGGAGACGGGTCTCGCGGTGGACGCGGGGGCGGTGGAGGTCTTCGCGATGCTCCACGACGTGATCGGCGGGATCAACCGGATCAGCATGGGGGCGCTCGTACGCCTGGACTCCGGGGTTCCGGAGATCACCGAGCCGCATCTGATCAGCGCCTGGCGGTGGACCGCCCCCGAGGAGCTGCCCGCCCCCCTGTTCACCCCGTCGGCGCAGATCCTGGCGGCCTGGCGCCCGGACCTCGCCCTCGACCACCCGCCCGCCCACCTGCTGCGGATCGCCGGGGACCGGGACGGGAACTGA
- a CDS encoding short chain dehydrogenase translates to MELGHPIDFSGRAVIVTGGTQGIGAVIAETFLAAGAEVMVCGRTTPAAPPSAGGRAAAFRSADVRDPAAAAGLVAAATGRFGRLDVLVNNAGGSPDADAATVSPRFVEKVVALNLLAPFYVAQAANLVMREQPEGGSVINIGSVSAHDPQPGTAAYTAAKAGLLGLTRALALEWAPRVRVNHITAGLIRTANATALYGEDGGAAVAGIVPMGRLAVPADVAHACLWLAGPHSSYVNGADLAVHGGGEIPARHLARRTAGPPFSSP, encoded by the coding sequence ATGGAACTGGGCCATCCGATCGACTTCAGCGGGCGGGCGGTGATCGTCACCGGGGGCACCCAGGGCATCGGCGCCGTCATCGCGGAGACCTTCCTCGCCGCGGGCGCGGAGGTCATGGTCTGCGGGCGCACCACCCCCGCCGCGCCGCCGTCGGCGGGCGGGCGGGCGGCCGCCTTCCGGTCCGCGGACGTCCGGGACCCCGCTGCCGCCGCCGGGCTGGTGGCGGCGGCCACCGGGCGGTTCGGCCGGCTCGACGTCCTCGTCAACAACGCGGGCGGCTCCCCCGACGCGGACGCGGCGACCGTCTCCCCCCGCTTCGTCGAGAAGGTCGTCGCCCTCAACCTCCTCGCCCCCTTCTACGTGGCCCAGGCCGCCAACCTGGTCATGCGGGAGCAGCCGGAGGGCGGCAGCGTGATCAACATCGGCAGCGTCTCCGCCCATGACCCGCAGCCGGGCACCGCCGCCTACACGGCCGCGAAGGCGGGCCTGCTCGGGCTCACCCGGGCCCTGGCCCTGGAGTGGGCGCCGAGGGTCCGGGTCAACCACATCACCGCCGGGCTCATCCGGACCGCGAACGCCACCGCGCTGTACGGCGAGGACGGCGGCGCGGCGGTGGCGGGCATCGTCCCGATGGGGCGGCTGGCGGTCCCGGCGGACGTGGCCCACGCCTGCCTCTGGCTCGCCGGGCCGCATTCTTCCTACGTCAACGGCGCCGACCTCGCCGTGCACGGCGGCGGTGAGATCCCGGCCAGGCACCTGGCCCGCCGGACGGCCGGGCCCCCTTTCTCGTCCCCTTGA
- a CDS encoding TetR family transcriptional regulator, giving the protein MPSPDSVHPVQESAPASRRSKITPERAQELYTAVLDLLREGGYESLTMEGVAARTRCGKSTLYRQWGTKPELVVAALHGTRRMRLPDIDTGTLAGDLREAARAVGEASERDTPLMHALSHAALQNPELLRALREALIVPEIAAIDAMVRRAQERGEIAADLPGAEYVAAQLLGVMRARPLLEGRYADAAYLVRFVEKAILPGLGFTAGTPES; this is encoded by the coding sequence ATGCCGTCGCCCGATTCCGTACATCCCGTACAGGAGTCAGCCCCCGCCTCCCGCCGGTCGAAGATCACACCGGAACGGGCGCAGGAGCTCTACACGGCGGTGCTGGACCTGCTGCGGGAGGGCGGTTACGAGTCGCTGACCATGGAGGGCGTCGCCGCCCGCACGCGGTGCGGCAAGTCGACGCTGTACCGGCAGTGGGGCACCAAGCCGGAGCTGGTCGTCGCCGCGCTGCACGGGACCCGGCGGATGCGGCTGCCGGACATCGACACCGGGACGCTCGCCGGTGACCTGCGCGAGGCCGCCCGGGCGGTCGGTGAGGCGTCGGAGCGCGACACCCCGCTGATGCACGCGCTCAGCCATGCGGCGCTCCAGAACCCCGAGCTGCTCCGCGCCCTGCGCGAGGCGCTGATCGTGCCGGAGATCGCGGCGATCGACGCGATGGTCCGGCGGGCCCAGGAGCGCGGCGAGATCGCGGCCGACCTGCCGGGCGCGGAGTACGTGGCGGCCCAGTTGCTCGGCGTGATGCGCGCCCGCCCCCTGCTGGAGGGGCGGTACGCGGATGCCGCGTATCTCGTCAGGTTCGTCGAGAAGGCGATCCTTCCCGGACTCGGGTTCACGGCGGGGACGCCGGAGTCCTGA